The DNA sequence CGTCCTCCGCCCTCGCTCACGCGACGCCGTCGGGGGCCGCCGCGGGCGCCATGATGCCATCCGCGCGCCGGATCTCCTACCCGTGGGCGGTCAGCGCGGACTCAGGCCGAAGCCGCCGACGCGGCGGTGAGCGGAGCGCGGTCTGCGGCTGCGACCAGCGAGAACAGGTCCTTGGGGTCCGATGGCTCGGCCACGAGATCAAGCCACGCGAGCAGCGGGTCGGGCGCCCGGCCCTGCCCCAGCAGGTCCTCGCGCACGAACCGCAGCGTCGTGAGGTCCTCGACGCCAAACCCGACCGAGTCGAAGACCGTCAGCTCGCCCGCGTCGCGCCGGCCCGGCGCCTCGCCCCGCACGATCCGCCACAGCTCCGTGACCGGGAAGCCGGGCGGCAGGTTCTGGATCTCGCCCTCGACGCGCGTCTGCTCCTCGTGCTCGACGACGACGACGCTCGCCCGCCGCAGTGTGGCAGGCTCCAGTTCGGTCTTGCCCGGGCAGTCGCCGCCGATGGCGTTGAGGTGCTGGCCGTCGGCGACGTCGCGGTCGAGCAGCACCGTGGCGTTGCGCTTGTCGGCCGTGCAGGTGGTCACGACGTCGGCGCCGCGCGCCGCCTGGCCGGGGTCGTCGCAGGGCGTGACGTCGAAGCCCAGCGCGGTGGCGTTGCGCGCCACCTTCGCGGTCGCGGCCGGGTCGACGTCGTACAGGCGCAGGCGCTCGACGCCGAGCTCGGCGCGCATGCCCAGCGCCTGGAACTCGGCCTGGGCCCCGCAGCCGATCAGGGCGAGCGTGCGCGCGCCGCGCGGGGCGAGGCAGCGGGCCGCGAGCGCCGACGTCGCCGCGGTGCGCAGCGCGGTGAGGATCGTCATCTCGGCGAGGAACGACGGGTAGCCGTTGTGGACGTCGACGAGCATGCCGAGCGCCGTGACTGTCTGGTAGCCGCGTGAGGGGTTGAGCGGGTGGCCGTTGACGAGCTTGAAGCCGAAGGTCGTGGCGTCCGAGGCGGGCATGAGCTCGATGACGCCGTCGCGCGAGTGCGAGGCGACGCGTGGGCGCGTCTCCAGCTCGGGCCAGCGACGGAAGTCGCGTTCGAGGGCGTCGGTGAGCTCGGCGATGACGCGCTCAGGGCCGCGCCGGGCGACCCAAGCGGCGGTCGCGGGCACGTCGAGGCACGGCACACGTGTCATCTCAGACCTCCAATCCAGCGGCGGCCCCGGTGGTTGAGCCTGTCGAAACCACCCCCACGCGGGGCGCGGTGGTTTCGACAGGCTCAACCAGCGCGGGGCGCAGCGTGAGCGTGCAGCACTTGACCGAGCCGCCGCCCTTACGCAGCTCGTCGAACTCGACGCCCACGGGCTCGAACCCGCGCTCACGCACCTTGGCGCGCATGCCCGTCGCGGCGGCGTCGAGGTAGACGTGCAGCCCGTCGCTCACGGCGTTGAGCCCGAAGGCCGCGGCGTCGGCGGCGTCGGCGAGGATCGCGTCGGGGAACAGGTCGCGCAGCGTCTCGCGCGACTTCGGCGCGAACGCCTCGGGGAGGTACGCGATGAGCGGCGGCGCGTCGTCGCGCCCGTCGTCGCGCCCGTCGTCGAGGACCGCGAGCGCCGTGTCGAGGTGGTAGTAGCGCGGGTCGACCAGGTCGAGCGTGACCAGCGTGACTCCGCGCGCGGCGAGCCCGAGGCGGCGGTCGAGCTCACGGTGCGCGGCGCGCGTCGTGCGCATCCCGGCGCCCGCGAGCAGCAACGGCCCGGCCAGCAGCAGGTCACCCTCGCCCTCGTCGACCTCGTCGGCCTGCCCGAGCGCGGCGCCGCCGGGTCCCAGGACGCCGGCGCGCGCCGCGGCGTCGAACCACCGGGCGTAGGCGGCGCCCTCCGCCCGCCGCTGGGCGTGCAGGAACCGCGCGGCGAGCGCGACGCCGTCGACGACGACGCCGCCGTTCGCGGCGTAGACCATGTCGGGCAGGCCAGGCTCGGGGTCGATGACGTGGACGGTGTGTCCGTGGCGCTCGTACGCCTCGCGCAGCGCCCGCCACTGCGCGAGGGCGCGCGCGGCGTCGACGGGGACCGTGCGGTCCATCCACGGGTTGATCTCGTAGACGACGTCGAAGTGGGTGGGCGGGCACATGAGGAACGTGCGCGGGCGCGCCGTGCGTCCGCCGGGCCGCAGGGTGCGAGCCAGGCCGACGCCGGGCAGCGCCGGGCGCGCGCGCAGGTCGCTGGTCCTCATGGCGTTGACTCTACGGATGGGGCGTTGCGCTCCGAACCCCGGTTTGTTGCGTTCAAACGGCCGTTTGTCGTCCTGATCCTCGCTCAGACAGCACCTTGATGCGGATTCTGCTCGTACGCTGACGCTGTGGACGACCTCAACCGTCGCATCGTCGGGCTCCTGCTGCGTGACGGCCGCGCGACGTTCCAGGAGATCGGCGCCGCCGTCGGCCTGTCGGCCCCTGCGGTCAAGCGGCGCGTCGACCTGATGCGCGCCCGGGGCGAGATCTCGGGCTTCGCGGCGATCGTCGATCCGCACGCGCTGGGCTGGGACATCGAGGCGTACATCGAGATCTTCTGTCGCGGCAACGTCTCCCCCGCCGAACTCCAGCGTGAGCTGGGCGGCATCCCGGAGGTTGTCGGCGTCGCGACGATCACGGGCGACGCCGACGCGATCGTGCACGTCATGGCCGCGTCGATGGCGGGCATCGAGGAGTCGGTCGAGCGCATCCGCTCGACCGGGCGCGTCGAGCGGACGCGGACGTCCGTGGTGATGTCGCGCCTCATCGACCGGCCCGTCCGCCCGCGCGGCGGCGCCTGAGCCACCACCGGCGGCAGGTTCGGGAGCGAGCGCAATTCGACAGGGAGACTGAACAGTCCTACTGTTGTTTCCGATGCCTGACACAACCATTCCCCTCGATCCCACGGACGTCGCCCGCGACGTGCGCACGGTGTTCGCACGCCTGCGCCGCCGCATGCGCGCCGTCGCCGCCAGCGACGCGCTCAGCCCGTCACAGGCCGCCGTGCTCACGCGGCTCGGCAAGGGCGAGGCCGCCACCGCGAGCGCCCTGGCGACCCTGGAGCACGTGCGCCCCCAGTCGATGGCGGCCACGGTCGCCGCGCTGGAGGAGCGCGGGCTCGTCACCCGTGCAGCCGACCCCGACGACGGCCGCCGCCAACTCCTGCGCCTGACCCCGGCCGGGCGCGAGGCGTTCGACGGCGACGTCGCGGCCCGCGCCGAGTGGCTGGCCGAGACGCTGCGCGCGAATCTCGACCAGGCCGAACTGCGCACGTTGGCCGAGGCCTTCGCGCTGCTCGAACGGATCACCCAGTGACCACGAACCACACGGTGACCACGAACCACACCATGACGACCGACCACACCGCTACGACGCCCGCCCCCGCACCGGGCCCCGTCCCTGGCCCGGCCGACGCGCGCTTCCCGCGCCGCCTCGTGGCCCCCATGGTGCTGGGCTCGGTGCTCAACCCGCTCAACACCTCACTGCTGTCGGTCGCGCTCATCCCCATCGGCGTCGCGTTCGGTGCACCCCCCTCGCAGACGGCGTGGCTCGTCAGCGCGCTCTACCTCGCCTGCGCCGTCGGGCAGCCCGTCACGGGCCGGCTCGTGGACGCCTACGGCCCGCGGCGCCTCT is a window from the Xylanimonas ulmi genome containing:
- a CDS encoding Lrp/AsnC family transcriptional regulator produces the protein MDDLNRRIVGLLLRDGRATFQEIGAAVGLSAPAVKRRVDLMRARGEISGFAAIVDPHALGWDIEAYIEIFCRGNVSPAELQRELGGIPEVVGVATITGDADAIVHVMAASMAGIEESVERIRSTGRVERTRTSVVMSRLIDRPVRPRGGA
- a CDS encoding MarR family winged helix-turn-helix transcriptional regulator is translated as MPDTTIPLDPTDVARDVRTVFARLRRRMRAVAASDALSPSQAAVLTRLGKGEAATASALATLEHVRPQSMAATVAALEERGLVTRAADPDDGRRQLLRLTPAGREAFDGDVAARAEWLAETLRANLDQAELRTLAEAFALLERITQ
- the ddaH gene encoding dimethylargininase, with product MRTSDLRARPALPGVGLARTLRPGGRTARPRTFLMCPPTHFDVVYEINPWMDRTVPVDAARALAQWRALREAYERHGHTVHVIDPEPGLPDMVYAANGGVVVDGVALAARFLHAQRRAEGAAYARWFDAAARAGVLGPGGAALGQADEVDEGEGDLLLAGPLLLAGAGMRTTRAAHRELDRRLGLAARGVTLVTLDLVDPRYYHLDTALAVLDDGRDDGRDDAPPLIAYLPEAFAPKSRETLRDLFPDAILADAADAAAFGLNAVSDGLHVYLDAAATGMRAKVRERGFEPVGVEFDELRKGGGSVKCCTLTLRPALVEPVETTAPRVGVVSTGSTTGAAAGLEV
- a CDS encoding ornithine cyclodeaminase translates to MTRVPCLDVPATAAWVARRGPERVIAELTDALERDFRRWPELETRPRVASHSRDGVIELMPASDATTFGFKLVNGHPLNPSRGYQTVTALGMLVDVHNGYPSFLAEMTILTALRTAATSALAARCLAPRGARTLALIGCGAQAEFQALGMRAELGVERLRLYDVDPAATAKVARNATALGFDVTPCDDPGQAARGADVVTTCTADKRNATVLLDRDVADGQHLNAIGGDCPGKTELEPATLRRASVVVVEHEEQTRVEGEIQNLPPGFPVTELWRIVRGEAPGRRDAGELTVFDSVGFGVEDLTTLRFVREDLLGQGRAPDPLLAWLDLVAEPSDPKDLFSLVAAADRAPLTAASAASA